TCCATATATAGCTCCTTGAAAACCCTAATCGATCACCCCCTTCGTCTAACCTAAGAATCCAACCCTGAATTTATCTGTGATCGGCTCCTGCCAACAAAGATTTCGATGAGGAAGTTGAGTGCTCTGCCACCAGAGATGTTACTGGAGATTTTAAGTAGGTTACCAACTGAATCAGTATTAGAATGTAAATTGGTATGCAAACCGTGGAGAATTCTTGTATACCATCCATCATTTTCTCAAATACACTTATCTCATCTCGCTGATCATGGTAAGTTCACTTTTCTCATACTGTGTTATCAATTAAATGAGGAAAAACGTCAAACATTTTACAACCATGAGTATAATGAGAATCATCATGAGAAGTATAAACCCTTGCATAGAATTACAAGATTCAACATAAACCCTCCATTCAAGAGATATACTATTATTGGTTCATACAATGGTTTGATTTGCCTTAGTGCTAGTTATGACCGTGCACCATCTGTTTATCAACCTGCTTATATCTGTAATCCCATTACGAAAGAGTATATTATACTTCCGGAGTTTAATAGGGTTAGGTATCCTACAGCTTATTATAATCACGGAGGATTCGGTTATCTTTGTgaaaccaatgagtacaaggttctTAGAATCGTTCAGTTGTGGGGAAAATCCAACCCTGAATGTGTGGATGTGTACACTCTTGGTAGTAGCAATGGATGGCGAAACGTAGGAGAATTACCTAGTTATGTGTGTAATTTTATTAATCATGGTGTCTTTTTAAGCGGAACTCTTTATTGGATTACATCGACAGGGAAGATAGTGGCCTTCAATATGGCTGATGAAAGGTTTTATGAGCTTCAGACACTGCCTTCTCATAAGAGTTGTTcctttggaattagggttttgggtggATATTTATGGTGTTCTGCCCGCAATATACTCACAAAAATGACTTATGTTTGGGTATTAAAGAAACGGGGAAAGAAGGGAAACCAGAACGTAATGGAGCACGAGGAACACGTGTCATGGACTTAGGGTGAGGAGTTTTTTGATAAGGAACCACTTGCTGTGATGAAGAGTGGGAAAATGGTTTTTTCAAATCATTCCGATCTTTATATTTGTGAAAATTCTAGTATAAAAAAGATTGTGAAGTTTCCTCAATATGTTCTCCAAACCGTTCCTCATATGAATACCTTAATCTCACTGGAAGGATTAGGAGAAGAGGACACAAAAACAATGTAAAAAGGTATACGTGCATTATCACGCGAGAAGAAAAGAATACGCACACGTTAGCAGACGAAGCAGCAATAAGCAGGAAGGTTCGTACATGCATAAAAATATGCATTAAAATAGACTGCAACGTTGCATTATTTGTAGTGTTTCAAGTCTCCTGCTTGATCCGTAAGCTGGTGTTAAGCTACGTTTCAGTCAACTgcacattttgttgtttcattgaacAATGAACTAATTTCAATATAGAATGTGATGCAGACTTCAATAAATAATTCTTATTAGGAATCCAATAAGTACATGCAGGAAATGTTGCGGAAAGTAGCATACTTGTGCCTTGGTTATCATGGCTGTCATAGCATTATACTTTTTCAGCGCTTTTGTTTGGTAAGAATTACCATTACtgcgtgttatttctattccagtTCCTTCGATTTCTTATTAACTCATAAGTTGCAACCAGATTATAACTTGTAAGTTCCATATTTCTATCAGAACTTATTGATGTTGTTGTATCTAAAATTTACTGGTTTATACTTTTAGTTCCTAACAAACTATGAATACTGGTTGTCAGAGTGTACGCAAAACTGGTAAGAGTCTATGAATCCCATAGAGCTAATCTAGAATTCtggtatcaaaataaattattgtgctatagagtttctcttttgtagcGTGTCTTGTGCCATATATAAACATAACCAAAACCCAAAATTTCACCAGTATAGTAGCTAGCTTATCCCATTATGAAGATTCAGTTAATTATGTTTGTATTTAGCAtctaaaactaaagaaagtcttGCTATTTGTATATAAAAGTTCAGTTAATCTTGAAGTTTGGGTAGCGCACTACGGTGATTgatctttacatctggataaaaTGCCGTGTCATAGGCAAGAGTTTCTCTTTTCTTGTGTGTCTTATGAATAATTGTGGTTTGTAATACAGtacattaataataataataaaaaaaatcacaaacctgTGTAAAGATACTTCAAATACTCACTTGCACCTCTATGGTACAGCCTGTCAGCCTGAGGAGTATCTACAAATGCAAGGAGCATCAGATATTCTTGTTGACGAGTCGCACTACCTTAAATTCAGAAAATTCATTCAATCAGCCAATCAAAGTAGGAACATTATTCGTATTAAGAATCCATTAAGTATATTGCGGAAAGTAGCTTTCTTCAATTGGTCTAGGGAGTCTATTTGTTAATTTCTTCTTAGGTTCACTTGATAGACGCATATGGATTGCCAAATTTGAATTTTCCTGTGTTTATGTATATGGCAACAAAGCATTGTTAGGTTCGTAGAACTATCTTTGTGTTGGTTTCTAATTTCTAATTGTCAGTAGAATCGGCACCAAGAGTGCTGGATACCTATATACCaagagaattttggatacatAGCGAGGAATACTCAATACGTAGATGTATAAAAATAGATATCTGTAGATTAACTTGTTTACGTGTGTAGACCGTGTGGATGAGCGTGATATACTCGAGTAAGCTAATCACAGCACCAAATATGTTAAAGTAGGCTGTCGAATTTGGCCCAAAATTTGTCaagggctttttacaaaaataggcccgttttgttggtgcttttcatttctaggccactttttttgtTTATGgctagactaggcaagttttgaccaaaagtgatggatggaaagttagctgcagttatcttCCAGCTGTCCATATCTTCTTAGCTAAAAAGACGTTTTAGTCCTTCAAATCTACTGAACATTCAGTGCTTGCTGAACTCATTGAATTGCCTGAGCATACATCATCAGTAAAGAAGCAACGCTGCACCGGTCGAAATGAATGCAACAGACATTACAGAAAAGTCCGAAGAATGGGAATGGCATTGAGACTGAAGGCCCTTTTTGCCTTCTGAATAGTGACATAGAATGGGAACATGGCCCTAACCCAGACATTTTCCTAACCTAAAGCTTACATGCGCGTGCGGCACATTCGACCATTCTTTTAGCTGCTTTACGTTTATCCGGTGTTGAAGAAACAATTTGAACTGCTTCTTGATTTGAGATAACATCCCATGCCTGAGTCGATAAGATCAGAGGTTAGTGTTTACATTAGCAAACTGCGAATATTTGCACCATTTTTCATGTGAAATTAGGAACACGAGGGAAATGAAATTAGAATGATTTTTATACATACCCCATCGTTGGCAAGGATAATGAACTGGTCTTTACTGATTATACTCCTTTGTGTGACTTCAGGAACTGAAATAACACCAAAGTTTTTGACGCAGAAATCTCCCAAGGCTCTTGACATTGCTAATCCAGGTTTTTCCTCAGCTGGTAACCATACTCTATGCACACCTGGTTCATCGTCTAAGCAAAACACCCTTCCGTTGCAATGCATTATCCGTTCTGCCTCCTctgtaaaaaaaaagaagagaatttGGATATCAAGACGGAAGAAATTGAATGACTTAAACTTGGACTAGAGTATGAGGTGAAACTACAGAGACTTAGAGATCACAAGACGGAAGAAATTGAATGACTTAAATTGATACCAATCTCATACCCTGTAATTCACATTTACCCCATAACTTCGCAGTTCAGCTCCCTTAACCACTCCATGACCCTGTACTTATCACACTGACAACACCTGGAACTCCTTCTCAGCACAACCTGCTCCACCACTTGCAATCTGAACTGCAGGTACAATCCACAAACCATCTAGAGATCACAATTACATCCACAACAGGTACAATCCACTCCAAAAACTTGACCTGAGAAGCCATAGCATCATTCTGATAGAGTTGATAATAATGGTATGCAGCTTCTTTTCCAACTGTGTAACCAACCACAGCTCCAAGACCCACAGCTAAGACGGCACCTGTTAGTAAAAAGTGAAAATAAATGTGTAAATATGTTAATACAGGTAAATCCCATCCCTTACTAGATACATTCAAATTCTTTCTTTTTACTATCCTGGCAATGCACACAAGTTGAATGGTTTTGAATGTGATAATAAAGTCAACATAGTCGCTTCCAGTGTTAAGAAAATACGCTACATTTAGAGTCCTCTAAGGGACTCAACTGAAGATACTGGTTATTCAAAGTTTCAATTCAAGGGatccaattttcagcaatttcaCGCAATTGTTCAAATACAATGTTTGCAGGAGAGCATGGTAAACATGGTACTTAACGGAAACAGCTTGTACTTTTACTATGACGACCATATTCCAAAACTACACCAACCAAGGGGTAAAACAAAATCTAGTGCTAGCAAGAACACCCCTTTGAATATAAACTAGTATAGCTAGTTTCAAACGATGGTAATACTAACCCCAGATCCCCCATAATTCAACATCGAAACTTCATATATTATGGGTAGAAACTAAGGAGACTAAGGAAGTCTCTAAACCACCACCTGACTGCTTAAAAGTAAAGTTGGACACTTCGGTTTCCATGTCAACCGAAACCGAAATCGAAATCGAGAGCAACAACGGGATTGAATAGCACTAATAATCATTAGCCAATGTCAACCGAAATCGAAAAGATCCGCTACAAGATGACAACAAAAGAATAAGGTTCCAGTAGTTTTATTTTCTCATAACtcgttttagtttccaaaatttaCTAGGAGACTTGAGTGTAATGGCCCATGATAAGCAATACGAATACAACATTTGGTATTCAAACAATAGAGCTAGATGAGTACCGTGAGGACTCTTTGAATATCTCCAGGCAGTTCCGCCCAAATAAAGTGCTCCAACAGCGCTTCCTATCGCAGCTACTTTTGCTGCTTTCCTTGCATTTTCCACCTGAAGAAGAGTCGgtgaaaaaaatattaacaaactagtaacaaaactaacaaaaaggAAGGATCATATTAGGGCATTGACAAATCTACTTTAAGCCATTCATTCACTACATGGATGTTGTTGTGTAAACACCATCGACTCACCGAACTTCCACAAACACCTTCTGTATGTTATGCTGGTGATACAATCTTGATCTTCCTGAGGATTCTTAAACCCATTCTATCTCCTTCCTGGAGCAATTTCACATTCAAGGGAAACCAAATATTCCTAAACATATGTAGACACTAATTTCTACAAATTCCACACAATACATCATATAAaattaatgagagtagtggttgaTTTCCGGTAGCAAATAAAGCTCAAAACTTGTTTTCTTTCATGATTTGTCACATTGAAACTCAACtaattcgacccattcttcctagACTCATCACAACCTTAATACACTGCTACAGAACTAGAACAAAACGGAGCAAATTCATTCATTTTCACCCTTACGCCTCATCAAGTAGTGCTATCATTGACTAAAGGACTATCAATGAAAAAATCTGTTTTCGatacaatttcaattttttttacctTGTTTGCAGCTTCTGCATAGAGATTTCAACTCAGGAAGAACTTGTATCTCACGCATTTTCTCAAACACCTTGCTGGTGATTCATGAAATGCACTTGCTGGCGATTCATGAAATCCACTTGCTTGTGATTCGTGAACCCCCTGTATCTCCTTCCCTGCATTGAATTCCAAATTTAACATCAACCCATATTCCTAATCTGTCCCAAACACTCAAACCACACCTTAATATTCTACCACCAAATGAATAATTATCTCTCTAACACTTTCTTCTACAATTATAACCTCCTCTTTCGTAGACACCATTATTGAACCATTTccaatacttgatatttttttcatTCAATTTCATTTATACCACCACCAGACGATGAATTCATCTTTGTAACACCTTATTTTTCTTAAGAAATTGAGTCTCCTCTACAGCTGATCCAATTTCATCACCAAAAAGTCAATAAATATAACAATCagataaaaatcatcaaaaacagaAGTGGGTTTGTGATTAACCTCTCCTTAAACTGTCTTTTTCGTCTCAACATCTTCACTACACTAAATCTTCAATCCAGTGACTCAATCTCTTATAAACAACCACGATTAATGTTAATTAGGTTTGATATGATAAAAATCCCCAAGTTGTCTCTCGATTTTAGtagaagaaaaaattaatttacATGCACCAGAGAGAACCAAAgacaagaaggaagaagaaagtgAGAATCAATCTCTTTCTATTCTGCTATTACACGTACAGGAAGGGTAGTATAGTTGTCTCACCACATCTATGAGATCTCCCTATCTGATATTTTGGCGAGAcattgacaagtcaacgcgataaattgaccgagatggttaaagtgaatgtaatccgtttaacttgcctagttttgcaagaaataaaaaaagtttcctagaaatgaaagtgagggtccagaccaggcctacttctgcatataatccattTGTCAAACATGCTAGGTTTGTCAATATTCGTTGGGTTTTTGAAATTTAATTCTGCAAAGTATACAATTTCTAAGAGTTGGCTGTGTAACCGTGTTCTGTTAGTTCCTTTATCTGCTTTGGATACTTCTCTTTCGAATCATAATTCTGTTAGATACAAATATTGTCAGTAACTCACCACCGATTCAGGATTTTGCTTTGACTACATCAGGGACACCCATCCAAAATATGGAGTTGGATTTGACGAGTAAACTTACTCCGATGATGAGTTTAGCCGATTAACTTTCTGGTACTTTTCTTTCGGATTCAATCATTTGTTCCTTTTGGAACCAAGGACCGGCAGTCGATGGCGAGTGGATGACGAGTTACTGAAAAAGGGAAATGGGTGAAAAATAACCAGGAATGGGTGACCGGCGATTTAGGAGCTGCTTAGGAAGAAGAATGCATCATCACCGGTGATTCAGCTGCAGATTCTGAGATCGAAAGAATACCAAACTGCTGGACTAATCCGATAGTCCTCACAACCTACTGGATATGTACTAAGAAATATGTTTTTGGTTTCAGATGTTATTCTTGTCGCGAAACCGAGGTTACGTTAATCTCGAACCggtatattttcatagaagtaaaTTCCacgaaacatcctactttagataacttagctcgaatcCTTTATTTAtatctttagattagcatgatccgataatactagcacgaatatataattaatatgataatagacaatcacacacgacccaaagattacgtggttcacctttgtaggctacatccacggccaaaaccatcctgagaatcttcattatcataacaagttattacatcgacactttatataatcaactagttatgtaacccactagcgcttaacgttagaaacaacaagacatattacgaagagtttacctcttcctttgttcttcttcttccataaacctccaccgccatggttgcttcgaatttagacaagaacatgaagaacatcacgaattctagcttctcccatatgaaccctaaaaaccctagatttctcccataccagttctcactacaagtcactcttctcacatagattttgccccatcaccaaccattataggacacaacggttgtgacACAAACACTCTCATAAAGAGAGGATTCTCCAAGAGAATAATCAAGAGAATGATTTCTACTCACAATATtagccctcttatatagtagacaaattCTTGCTCCCCAAGTCTTCTAAAACTTCTAAGAATAGTCTTCCACCTTAATTAAAAaaccctaaacttggaaaacactcctccaaaccgtcatacaagtttcATAATCCAAGTAAACCTCGTAGACATTCCAAACCCGAAAATGCCCCTTAGCCACGGTTTTGACAGCATTAGATCACTATTTTCTGCTGCAAAACTGTTACCTAAAGTCCAATTTCAGGCATATAGTTTTGTATACGGAACAAATCCCCAATAATTCTTTCTTTAACCTAAAATCTAACTGTTTTTCAGTTTTTGTCCTCAGAGACTCGGATGTGAAGTCTTTTGTTAGTTCCAAAATTCCAAATACACTGGGAAGAAAATGAGGGAAACACGAAGGTGTCATAATAGTCCCACATTTGGGGATACAATTGCAAGAACTATGTTTATATGGTTGCGGATTAGAATTTTGAACGCCAATCGGTTGTGAATTGGATGCTCAAAACATAGCCCTATATGAGTTATCAGCCATTTTCTCTTGTTGTTTGTAGCAGCGTATATAGCCCTAGCTGGGCTATCAACTACCATAAAATTAACAATCAAAGCTTTAAATTCACAGTTGAGGCTCAGCAGTCGATAGTTCTTTCCTCATAATtgattggtttttaatttttttaataaatattttgATACTTTCGTGGCTCAGCAGTTCCCTCTACTGCCGGGGGTGAAGCGGTTAATCACATTAATCAAATCTTAATCAAAACGTTGAGGTTCAGCAGTCGGTAGTTCTTTCTTCATTATTGATTGGTTTCTAATTTTTTACTAAATCTTTTGATACTTTCTAATTTCTTACTAAATCTTTTTATACTTTCGTGGCGCAACATTTCCCTCTGTTGGAGGGGGCGAAGCTGCTAATCGAATTAATCTACTCTTAATCAAAATGTTGAAGCTCAGCAGTCGGTAGTTATTTCTTCATAATTgattggtttttatttttttcaccaAATCTTTTGATACTTTCGTGGCTCAGCAGCTCCCTCTGTTGTAAGGGGTGAAGCTgctaatcaaattaatcaaaatgTTGAGGCTTAGCTAGCAGTCGGTAGTTCTTTCTTCATAATtgattggtttttaatttttttactaaATCTTTTGATACTTTCGTGGCTCAGCAGTTCCCTATGCTGCAGGGGGTGAAGCTgctaatcaaattaatcaaatctTAGTCAAAATGTTGAGGCTCAACAGTCGGTAGTTATTTCTTCATAATttattggtttataattttttcattaaatcttttgaTACTTTCATGGCTCAGCAGTTCCCTCTATTGTAAGGGGTGAAGTTgctaatcaaattaatcaaaatgTTGAGGCTTAGCAGTCGGTAGTTCTTTCTCCATAATtgattggtttttaatttttttactaaATCTTTTGATACTTTCGTGGCTCAGCAGTTCCCTATGTTGCAGGGGGTGAAGCTgctaatcaaattaatcaaatctTAGTCAAAATGTTGAGGCTCAATAGTCGGTAGTTCTTTCTTCATAATtgattggtttttaattttttcacAAAATCTTTTGATACTTTCATGGCTCAGCAGTTCCCTCTGTTGCAGTGGGTGAAGCTGCTAATCAAATCTTAATCAAAATGTTGAGGCTCAGCAATCGGTAGTTCTTTCTTCATAATtgattggtttttaatttttttactaaATCTTTTGATACTTTCGTGGCTCAGCAGTTCCCTGTGTTACAGGGGGTGAAGCTGCTAAACAAATTAATCAAATATTAATCAAAATGTTGAGGCTCAGCAGTGGGTAGTTCTTTCTTCATAATTGattggtttttaaattttttcactaAATCTTTTGATACTTTCATGGCTCAGCAGTTCCCTATGTTGCAAGGGGTGAAGCTGCTAGTCAAATTAATCAAATCTTAGTCAAAAATTTGAGGCTCAGCAGTCGGTAGTTCTTTCTTCATAATTGATTggattttaagtttttaactaAATGTTTTGATACTTTCGTGGCTCCGCAGTTCCCTCTGTTGCAGGGGCTGAAGCTGCTAATCAAATTATTCAAATCTTAGTCAAAATGTTGAGGCTCAGCAGTCGGTAGTTCTTTCTTCATCATtgattggtttttaattttttcacTAAATCTTTTGATATTTTCGTGGCTCCGCAGTTCCCTGTGTTGCAGGGGCTGAAGCTgctaatcaaattaatcaaatctTAGTCAAAATGTTGAGGCTCAGCAGTCGGTAGTTCTTTCTTCACAATTGattggtttttaagtttttaactaAGTCTTTTGATACTTTCGTGGCTCCGCAGTTCCCTCTGTTGCAGGGGATGAAGCTgctaatcaaattaatcaaatctTAGTCAAAATGTTGAGGCTCAGCAGTCGGTAGTTCTTCTTCATAATatattggtttttaattttttcacTAAATCTTTTGATACTTTCATGGCTTAGCAGTTCCCTCTGTTGCAGTGGGTGAAGCTtctaatcaaattaatcaaatctTAATCAAAATGTTGAGGCTCAGCAGTCGGTAGTTCTTTCTTCATAATtgattggtttttaattttttacTAAATCTTTTGATACTTTCATGGCTCAGCAGTTCCCTATGTTGCAGGGGTGAAGCTgctaatcaaattaatcaaatctTAATCCAAATGTTGAGGCTCAGCAGTCGGTAGTTCTATCTTCATAACTGattggtttttaagtttttaactaATCTTTAGATACTTTCGTGGATCCGCAGTTCCCTCTGTTGCAGGGGCTGAAGATgctaatcaaattaatcaaatctTAGTCAAAATGTTGAGGCTCAGCAGTCGGTAGTTCTTTCTTCATAATTgattggtttttaattttcactAAATCTTTTGATACTTTCATGGCTCTGCAGTTCCCTCCGTTGTAAGGGGTGAAGCTgctaatcaaattaatcaaaatgTTGAGGCTTAGTAGTCGGTAGTTATTTCTTCATAATtgattggtttttaatttttttactaaATCTTTTGATACTTTCGTGGCTCAGCAGTTCCCTATGTTGCAGGGGGTGAAGCTgctaatcaaattaatcaaatctTAGTCAAAATGTTGAGGCTCAACAGTCGGTAGTTCTTTCTTCATAATtgattggtttttaattttttcacTAAATCTTTTGATACTTTCATGGCTCACCAATTCCCTCTGTTGCAGGGGGTGAAGCTgctaatcaaattaatcaaatctTAATCAAAATGTTGAGGCTCAGCCGTCGGTAGTTCTTTCTTCATAATtgattggtttttaatttttttactaaATCTTTTGATACTTTCGTGGCTCAGCAGTTCCCTATGTTGCAGGGGTTAAGCTgctaatcaaattaatcaaatctTAATCAAATCTTAATCAAAATGTTGAGGCTCAGCAGTCGGTAGTTCTTTCTTCATAATTGattggtttttaagtttttaactaAGTCTTTTGATACTTTCGTGGCTCCGCAGTTCCCTCTGTTGCAGGGGCTGAAGCTgctaatcaaattaatcaaatctTAGTCAAAATGTTGAGGCTCAGCAGTCGGTAGTTCTTCTTCATAATtgattggtttttaatttttttcactaAATCTTTTGATACTTTCATGGCTTAGCAGTTCCCTCTGTTGCAGTGGGTGAAGTTgctaatcaaattaatcaaatctTAATCAAAATGTTGAGGCTCAGCAGTCGGTAGTTCTTTCTTCATAattgatttggtttttaattttttcaaaaaatctttTGATACTTTCATGGTTCAGCAGTTCCCTCTGTTGCAGTGGGTGAAGATgctaatcaaattaatcaaatctTAATCAAAATGTTGAGGCTCAGCAATCGGTAGTTCTTTCTTCatagtttattggtttttaatttttttactaaATCTTTTGATACTTTCGTGGATCAGCAGTTCCCTGTGTTGCAGGGGGTGAAGCTGCTAAACAAATTAATCAAATATTAATCAAAATGTTGAGGCTCAGCAGTCGGTAGTTCTTTCTTCACAATtgattggtttttaattttttcattaaatcttttgaTACTTTCGTGGCTCCGCAGTTCCCTCTGTTGCAGGGGCTGAAGCTGCTAATCAAATCTTA
Above is a genomic segment from Papaver somniferum cultivar HN1 chromosome 10, ASM357369v1, whole genome shotgun sequence containing:
- the LOC113316541 gene encoding putative F-box protein At1g60370, with translation MRKLSALPPEMLLEILSRLPTESVLECKLVCKPWRILVYHPSFSQIHLSHLADHGKFTFLILCYQLNEEKRQTFYNHEYNENHHEKYKPLHRITRFNINPPFKRYTIIGSYNGLICLSASYDRAPSVYQPAYICNPITKEYIILPEFNRVRYPTAYYNHGGFGYLCETNEYKVLRIVQLWGKSNPECVDVYTLGSSNGWRNVGELPSYVCNFINHGVFLSGTLYWITSTGKIVAFNMADERFYELQTLPSHKSCSFGIRVLGGYLWCSARNILTKMTYVWVLKKRGKKGNQNVMEHEEHVSWT
- the LOC113316542 gene encoding probable protein phosphatase 2C 34 — encoded protein: MASQVKFLEWIVPVVDVIVISRWFVDWYEIEEAERIMHCNGRVFCLDDEPGVHRVWLPAEEKPGLAMSRALGDFCVKNFGVISVPEVTQRSIISKDQFIILANDGAWDVISNQEAVQIVSSTPDKRKAAKRMVECAARACSATRQQEYLMLLAFVDTPQADRLYHRGASEYLKYLYTGL